In Gigantopelta aegis isolate Gae_Host chromosome 6, Gae_host_genome, whole genome shotgun sequence, the following are encoded in one genomic region:
- the LOC121374608 gene encoding fibroin heavy chain-like produces the protein MDTEDTLGQDVDLVCMESMAPTCIENCSLRLVAFCLEYDMGLFAIVAFGCVAIAASSYLVGHVGDGYGNAGAAYGHHGYGRNLYGQDNGRRVYGDHSAHGSGYNTEGGHYADREGQYASAAHGDHTKKNGGAAHYGHNAAAGNNHANAAAGHGNYAHYADGAQAAYGRNDAAAKSAANSKYNKNNYYKKGDLYSDNVKYGFNKKYNKHATDNGDYLINEHNDYRNLDDYRDHQDAANLKYGDHAHRRHNNNYAHARKGNKYGNAASQSHVIGGKYGANSAHQAKSGAANRAYDSKYGHNAGSTKYHDQAHNAHANKYDDFAVRDAALSRKSAAKAAAQNAHDYARLHGGQGYGAGGYKPYGKGYGYGGHGAAYGGYGKAASQYGSAANHDAHKAGRYGLKTNDYLNNKAGAAYHENQYNNGHADNYYKTNHGAGHRNGYHHGAAAGAVNGKGYGQKASDAASAYAAAAANHDLYKGKHSANNLKRVYHDKASNHKLYKTFHHSNNVGGNNYENLHYNRNKYNDKYGSNAHHQNGAAKQSHHNFYQNKHHAQAHHNAATAQNLAKKAYKHNNHHQSQYGDAANMHYYHDNNNDAAKHYNHDNANAKHHNSAYKNAAANHGLNDYAVHHYGKNAGAFSDAGSHAVHHANAHGPALGLGVGHGFGLAGVGHGVGFAGIGHGIGLVGHGLGHGIGAGRGVGFAGVGHGVGLLGAGRGLGYAGVGHGLIGAGRGLGYAGIGHGVAGHGLGYGRLGHGLAGHGVGLVGARHGFGFAGLGHGVVGAGRGLGFGGVGHGVGLVGAGHGLGHAGLGYGYNGYAGGRGYNGYGGRPAYY, from the exons ATGGATACAGAGGATACGCTGGGGCAAGACGTGGATTTGGTCTGCATGGAATCCATGGCGCCAACTTGTATTGAGAACTGTTCTCTCAGACTTGTTGCCTTTTGCCTAGAATATGACATG GGTCTTTTCGCCATTGTCGCATTCGGTTGTGTCGCCATTGCTGCCAGCAGCTATCTAGTCGGTCATGTAGGTGACGGATATGGAAATGCCGGGGCCGCCTATGGTCACCATGGATACGGACGTAACTTGTACGGACAAGACAACGGACGCCGCGTGTATGGAGACCACAGCGCCCACGGAAGCGGGTACAACACCGAGGGCGGCCACTACGCCGACAGAGAGGGTCAGTATGCATCTGCCGCACATGGTGATCACACCAAGAAGAACGGCGGCGCTGCCCACTACGGCCACAACGCCGCCGCCGGCAACAACCACGCCAACGCCGCCGCCGGACACGGCAACTACGCTCACTACGCCGACGGGGCCCAGGCTGCGTACGGCCGCAACGACGCTGCTGCGAAATCCGCCGCCAACTCCAAATACAACAAGAACAATTACTACAAGAAGGGTGACCTCTACAGCGACAACGTCAAGTATGGCTTCAACAAGAAATACAACAAGCACGCCACCGACAACGGCGACTACCTCATCAACGAGCACAACGATTACCGCAACCTGGACGACTACAGAGATCACCAGGACGCCGCCAACTTGAAATACGGCGACCACGCTCACCGCAGACACAACAACAACTACGCCCATGCCCGAAAGGGAAACAAATACGGAAATGCCGCTTCCCAGAGCCACGTCATTGGAGGTAAATACGGCGCCAACTCCGCCCACCAGGCTAAGTCGGGAGCAGCAAACCGCGCTTACGATTCCAAGTATGGCCACAACGCTGGAAGCACGAAGTACCACGACCAGGCCCATAATGCCCACGCCAACAAATACGATGATTTCGCTGTTCGTGACGCTGCCCTCAGCAGGAAATCGGCTGCCAAGGCTGCCGCCCAAAATGCCCATGATTACGCTCGCCTCCACGGTGGACAAGGATACGGCGCCGGAGGCTACAAGCCCTATGGAAAAGGGTACGGATACGGAGGTCACGGTGCTGCCTATGGCGGTTACGGAAAGGCTGCCTCGCAGTACGGATCTGCTGCCAACCACGACGCACACAAAGCCGGACGTTATGGACTGAAGACCAATGATTATCTCAACAACAAAGCCGGCGCTGCTTACCACGAGAACCAGTACAACAACGGACACGCCGACAACTACTACAAAACCAACCACGGTGCTGGCCACAGGAACGGTTATCATCACGGAGCCGCAGCAGGCGCTGTCAACGGCAAGGGATACGGACAGAAAGCATCCGACGCAGCTTCTGCTTATGCAGCTGCCGCCGCTAATCACGATCTCTACAAGGGCAAGCACAGTGCCAACAACCTGAAACGCGTTTACCACGACAAGGCCAGCAACCACAAACTCTACAAGACCTTCCACCACTCCAACAACGTCGGAGGCAACAACTACGAAAATCTCCACTACAACAGGAACAAGTACAATGACAAGTACGGAAGCAACGCACACCATCAGAATGGAGCTGCCAAGCAGTCCCATCACAATTTCTACCAGAACAAGCACCATGCCCAGGCCCACCACAACGCAGCTACTGCCCAGAACCTCGCCAAGAAAGCCTACAAGCACAACAACCACCATCAGAGCCAATATGGTGACGCTGCAAACATGCACTACTATCATGACAACAACAACGATGCCGCCAAACACTACAACCACGACAACGCCAACGCCAAACATCACAACTCTGCATACAAGAACGCTGCAGCAAACCACGGACTCAACGATTATGCTGTCCACCACTATGGCAAGAACGCCGGTGCCttcagtgatgccggatcccATGCAGTCCATCACGCTAACGCTCACGGACCCGCTCTAGGACTTGGAGTTGGACATGGTTTTGGTCTCGCTGGTGTCGGACACGGTGTTGGATTTGCAGGCATTGGACATGGTATTGGACTCGTCGGTCATGGACTTGGACATGGTATTGGAGCTGGACGTGGTGTTGGATTTGCCGGTGTTGGTCATGGTGTCGGACTTCTTGGTGCTGGACGTGGTCTTGGATATGCTGGAGTTGGACACGGACTCATAGGTGCAGGACGTGGTCTTGGATATGCTGGGATTGGACACGGTGTTGCTGGACATGGTCTTGGATACGGTCGCCTTGGACACGGACTTGCTGGACACGGAGTTGGACTCGTTGGAGCTAGACACGGTTTTGGATTTGCTGGACTTGGTCATGGAGTCGTTGGTGCTGGACGTGGTCTTGGATTCGGCGGGGTCGGACATGGTGTTGGACTCGTAGGTGCTGGTCATGGTCTGGGACACGCTGGACTTGGATATGGATACAACGGGTATGCTGGAGGACGAGGATACAATGGATATGGAGGACGACCTGCTTATTATTAG